The genomic stretch CGACCATGACCCACAAGTTCTCCCGCGACGACAACATCGACTTCTCCATCACCTACTTCATGGACGGCCAGAAGCTGCTCGTGGAAAAGGGTGCCGGCATCGCCAGCACCGCTGATCTGGCCGGCAAGAAGGTCGGCACCGTCAAGGGTTCCACCTCCGAGAAGAACATCATCGCCGCCCAGCCCGCCGCCCACGTCATCTCCTATGACGAGTACCCGCAGGCTTTCCAGGCCCTGAAGCAGGGCAAGGTCGTGGCCGTCACCACCGACTCCGGCATCCTGGCCGGCCTCAAGGCTGGCGACGACCATCCCGAAAAGTGGGAAATCGTCGGCGACTTCTTCTCCTCCGAGCCGTACGGCCTGGGCGTGCCCGAGAACGATTCCGACTTCCGCGATTTCGTCAACCTGTGCCTGAACGAGATGTGGCTTGACGGTACCTACAAGGAAACCTTCAAGAAGTGGATGGGTTACGATCTCCCCGCCGGCTGGGAAATCGAACTCTGGCCCATGTAGGCATCCGAGCGATTCTATCGAGCCGGGAGCGCCTCCGCGCTCCCGGCCCTTTTGAGAAAACCATCCAAAAAACGGATCGAGAGCTTTGCAGTACCAGTTCAATTGGATAGCGTCCGTTACAGGCGAGCCCGGTCGATGGTTGTGGGAAGGCTTTGTCACCACCATCGAGATTTCCTTCATCGGCATTTTCTTCGCCATGGTTCTGGGCATCATCGTCTGCGTGTTGCGCATGACCCGTTTCAAGCCCTTTGTCTGGATTTCGGCCGCCTATACCGAATTCTTCCGCAACACGCCGCTTCTCGTGCAAATTTTCTTCTGGTATTTCGGCGCGGGGGTCATTCTTCCGGAGTCGCTGAACAACTGGATCAACCAGCTTTATTACTGGTTTCCCGGGCCGTTCAGCCTCGGAGGTTCGCAATTCGAAGGGCAGTGGATGCTCTTTTCCTCAGAGTCCGCCAGCGTGATCATCGCGCTTTCCGTCTACACCTCGGCATTCATCGCCGAGGAAATCCGGGCGGGCATTTTCTCGATTCCCAAGAATCAGCTGGAAGCTTCGCGTGCGACCGGTCTCAACTTCCTTCAGGCGTATCGCTTCGTGATTCTGCCGCAGGCAATCCGCATCGTGATTCCGCCGCTGATCTCCCAGTTTTTGAACCTGATCAAGAACTCTTCCCTGGCCATGGCCATCGGCGTGACCGAACTCGCCTACCAGGCCACCCAGATCGAGTCCTACCACGGACTCGCCTTCGAGGGGTTCACGGTGGTGACGCTCATCTACCTGGCCATCTCGCTCGTGATCTCGTTCGCCATCAACATGTACAACAAGCATTTCATGCTTCAGGTGAAATACTAGGGGGAAGGGAACGTGTCGTATTGGGATGTAGCACCTGAACATTGGGGAATGATCTGGGACAACCTGGATTATTTCCTCTGGGGAGCCGCCAAGCTCACCAACACTTTTCCGTACGTGAAAAACATCGGCGGACTCGCCGCGAGCATCGTGCTGGCGGTCATCGGCATCTTCGGCGCGTTCTGGCTTGGCCTCCTGGCCGGGCTGATGCGCATTTCGAGGAATAAAATATCAAAATATTCAGCGATGGTGTATATCGAAGTGGTTCGAGGCACGCCGCTGCTGATGCTCATCTTCTGGTTCTTTTTCCTGGCCCCGATCCTGCTGGGCCGGACCTTGCCTTCGTTCGAAAGCTCGCTGATCGCCTTCATCGTCTTCACCTCGGCCTACATCGCCGAGATCGTACGCGCGGGCGTGAACGCCCTGCCCAGCGGACAGATGGAGGCCGCGCGCGGTTCCGGGCTTTCCCATGTCCAGGCCATGCGCTTCGTGATCCTGCCGCAGGCCCTGCGCAACATGATCCCCTCGTTCGTGAACCAGTTCGTGTCCCTGACCAAGGACACCTCCCTGGCCTACATCATCGGCGTGAACGAGCTGATGCGCACCGCCGTGCAGGTGGACAACCGGGAAACGCGCATCTCTTTCGAAATCTACATCACCATCGCCATCCTCTACTTCGTGGTCTGCTACATTCTGACGTCCTACAGCCGCAGTCTGGAGAAGAAGATTTCCCGCTATCAAGCCCGCGACCGCTAGGGCGAAGGAAGAGGAATGACGAATACGCCGTCCGGCACGCCGCTGCCCGTGGCGGCCCGCATCGATCACACTCTGCTGGCGGCCCGCGCCACTCCCGCCGATGTGGAACGCCTCTGCGCCGAGGCCGTCCGCTTCGGGTTCAAGGCGGTCTGCGTCCATGCCTGGCATGTGGCGCGGGCCGCCTCGCTGCTTTCCGGCCATGTCCCGCTGCCCATCACCGTCGTGGGGTTTCCCCTCGGCGCGACCTTGAGCCGCGTGAAGGCTTTTGAGGCCGAAGCCGCCGTTCGGGACGGCGCGCGCGAGATCGACATGGTGCTCTCCCTCGGCGCTCTGGCGGCGGGGGAGCACGACCTCGTGCGCGAGGACGTGGCCGGGGTCGTCCGGGCCGTGCCCGGCGTTCCGGTCAAGGTCATCATCGAAACCGGGCTGCTCTCGGACGAGGAAAAGAGGCTGGCCTGCGCGATCTGCGCCGAGGCCGGAGCCGCGTTCGTCAAAACCTGCACGGGGTTCGCTCCCGGCGGAGCCACCGCCGCCGACGTCCGCTTGATGCGCTCCGTGGTCGGTCCGGGGATGGGCGTCAAGGCCAGCGGCGGCATCCGCGATCTCGCCACGGCCAGGGCCATGCTCGCGGCGGGAGCGGACCGCGTCGGCACGTCTTCCTCCGTGGCCATTGCGCAGGCGGAACAAAACGAAGCAGAGGAGGGCGCATGAGCGAGAGCAATATTCGGCTGGATCCGGCCCGCATGCCGCAGGAGATCGAAAACCGATCCCTGGGCATCATCGATTCGGAAGTGCCGGAACCGCGCCCCTTTGCGGGCGTGGAGTGGGAAGTGGTCCGGCGCATGATCCATACCACCGCGGACTTCGAGCTGCTGGAGCTTGTCCGGTTCCACGCCGACGCCGTGCGCGCCGGAGTGGCGGCGCTCAAGGCAGGAGCACGCATCGTCACGGATACGGAGATGGCCCGGGCTGGAATCCCGCTCCGCAGGATGGAGCCGCTGGGCTGTTCCGTGACCTGCCTCATGAACGATCCGCGCGTGGCGGAACTGGCCCGGGAGAACGGAACCACGCGGGCGCTGGCAGCCGTGGATGTGGCCGTTGGCGCAGCGGGCGGGGCGCCTTTGCCGGACGCCCCGGACATCTGGGTCGTGGGCAACGCGCCCACTGCGTTGATCCGACTTCTGGAGCACGTCCGGGCCGGGCGGACTGCGCCCGCGCTGGTGGTGGGCATGCCCGTGGGCTTTGTGAACGCTGCCGAATCAAAAGAACTTCTTCTTTCCCAGGATGTTGCGCCTTTCGTGACCATTCGCGGGCGCAAAGGCGGCTCCGCCCTGGCCGCCAGCGTGATCAACGCGCTGGCCGACGTGGTTCTGCGCGGCTGATTCCTCTCGATCCGGTCGGAAAGTGATTTTCTGCAAACGGCGTTTCAGGTTTTTTCCGGAGCGGCCCGGCGCTTTTTTTCCTTTTGATACCCGCACTCTTACCCTGGATTTCCACGCCCGCTCTTTTCCGCTTCCTGAATAATCTATTTCCCGAAAGCGTTTGCAATGCCCCATCAATGGTGGTAGTGGCCGATTCGTGTAACGATCCGACGACGGGTCACAATTCAACCATTTCAGGTGGGGTCATGGCCAAGGAGAAGGGAAACAGCAAGGTCACCATCTATCCGGACTGGTGCAAGGGCTGCGGCATTTGCGTTGCATTCTGCCCGGCCAAGGTCATCGAGCTCGACGGTCAGGGCAAGGCCCGGGCGGTGCGCGAGGAGGACTGCATTCATTGCGGCTTCTGCGAATTGCACTGTCCGGATTTCGCCATCGTCGTTTCGGAAATTGAACGGTGTCCCAAGTGAGGCGGTGAGACATGGCGGTCGGTAGAAAGAAGAAACACAAGGAACTTTTCGCTCAGGGGAACGAGGCCGTTGTCGAAGGCGCCCTGCTCGCGGGGTGCAATTTTTACGGCGGCTATCCGATCACCCCCTCCAGCGAGGTCATGGAAATCATGGCCCAGCGTCTGCCCAAGACGCCGGACGGGGTTTTCCTTCAGATGGAGGACGAAATTGCCAGCCTCGGCGCGGTGATCGGCGCATCTCTCGCCGGCTGCAAGGCCATGACGGCCACGTCCGGTCCGGGCTTTTCGCTCATGCAGGAGCACCTCGGCTACGCATGCATGGTCGAGGCGCCGCTGGTCCTGGTCAACGTCATGCGCGGCGGCCCTTCCACGGGCCTGCCCACGAGCCCGGCCCAGGGCGACGTGCAGCAGGCGCGCTGGGGCACCCACGGCGACCATTCCGTGATCGTGCTTTCCGCGTCCAACGTGCAGGAA from Paucidesulfovibrio longus DSM 6739 encodes the following:
- a CDS encoding precorrin-8X methylmutase, which codes for MSESNIRLDPARMPQEIENRSLGIIDSEVPEPRPFAGVEWEVVRRMIHTTADFELLELVRFHADAVRAGVAALKAGARIVTDTEMARAGIPLRRMEPLGCSVTCLMNDPRVAELARENGTTRALAAVDVAVGAAGGAPLPDAPDIWVVGNAPTALIRLLEHVRAGRTAPALVVGMPVGFVNAAESKELLLSQDVAPFVTIRGRKGGSALAASVINALADVVLRG
- a CDS encoding amino acid ABC transporter permease, giving the protein MQYQFNWIASVTGEPGRWLWEGFVTTIEISFIGIFFAMVLGIIVCVLRMTRFKPFVWISAAYTEFFRNTPLLVQIFFWYFGAGVILPESLNNWINQLYYWFPGPFSLGGSQFEGQWMLFSSESASVIIALSVYTSAFIAEEIRAGIFSIPKNQLEASRATGLNFLQAYRFVILPQAIRIVIPPLISQFLNLIKNSSLAMAIGVTELAYQATQIESYHGLAFEGFTVVTLIYLAISLVISFAINMYNKHFMLQVKY
- the deoC gene encoding deoxyribose-phosphate aldolase, whose translation is MTNTPSGTPLPVAARIDHTLLAARATPADVERLCAEAVRFGFKAVCVHAWHVARAASLLSGHVPLPITVVGFPLGATLSRVKAFEAEAAVRDGAREIDMVLSLGALAAGEHDLVREDVAGVVRAVPGVPVKVIIETGLLSDEEKRLACAICAEAGAAFVKTCTGFAPGGATAADVRLMRSVVGPGMGVKASGGIRDLATARAMLAAGADRVGTSSSVAIAQAEQNEAEEGA
- a CDS encoding ABC transporter substrate-binding protein, yielding MKRLSVVLALVLALVFCVSAANAGKLEEIKERGKIVCGVKDSVNLFGFVDPNTNELVGFDIDICKYIASKLGVGVEFKVVTSKNRIPMLAQGSVDMLAATMTHKFSRDDNIDFSITYFMDGQKLLVEKGAGIASTADLAGKKVGTVKGSTSEKNIIAAQPAAHVISYDEYPQAFQALKQGKVVAVTTDSGILAGLKAGDDHPEKWEIVGDFFSSEPYGLGVPENDSDFRDFVNLCLNEMWLDGTYKETFKKWMGYDLPAGWEIELWPM
- a CDS encoding 4Fe-4S dicluster domain-containing protein, encoding MAKEKGNSKVTIYPDWCKGCGICVAFCPAKVIELDGQGKARAVREEDCIHCGFCELHCPDFAIVVSEIERCPK
- a CDS encoding amino acid ABC transporter permease — its product is MIWDNLDYFLWGAAKLTNTFPYVKNIGGLAASIVLAVIGIFGAFWLGLLAGLMRISRNKISKYSAMVYIEVVRGTPLLMLIFWFFFLAPILLGRTLPSFESSLIAFIVFTSAYIAEIVRAGVNALPSGQMEAARGSGLSHVQAMRFVILPQALRNMIPSFVNQFVSLTKDTSLAYIIGVNELMRTAVQVDNRETRISFEIYITIAILYFVVCYILTSYSRSLEKKISRYQARDR